Proteins encoded in a region of the Globicephala melas chromosome 1, mGloMel1.2, whole genome shotgun sequence genome:
- the TMEM51 gene encoding transmembrane protein 51, which translates to MMAQSKANGSHYALTAIGLGMLVLGVIMAMWNLVPGFSATEKPTAQGNKTEIGSGILKSKTFSVAYVLVGAGVMLLLLSICLSIRDKRKQRHAEELAHIQHPGVEPHAHEEDSQEEEEEASSRYYVPSYEEVMSTNYSEAREPDQNPRMSISLPSYESLTGLDETRPTTTRADVETSPGNPPDRQNSKLAKHLKPLKVRRIKSEKLHLKDFRINLPDKNVPPPSIEPLTPPPQYDEVQEKAPNSRPPD; encoded by the exons ATGATGGCCCAGTCCAAGGCCAACGGCTCGCACTACGCGCTGACTGCCATTGGCCTGGGGATGCTGGTCCTCGGGGTCATCATGGCCATGTGGAACCTCGTCCCCGGGTTCAGCGCTACCGAAAAGCCAACCGCTCAGGGGAACAAGACGGAGATAGGGAGCGGCATTCTCAAAAGCAAGACCTTCTCCGTAGCCTACGTGCTGGTCGGGGCCGGGGTGATGCTGCTACTCCTGTCCATCTGCCTGAGTATCCGTGACAAGAGGAAGCAGCGGCACGCTGAGGAGCTGGCGCACATCCAGCACCCGGGGGTCGAGCCTCACGCCCACGAGGAAGACAG ccaagaggaggaggaggaggcctcCTCAAGGTACTACGTCCCCAGCTATGAGGAAGTGATGAGCACAAACTACTCGGAAGCAAGGGAACCGGACCAGAACCCCAGGATGAGCATCTCTCTCCCCTCCTACGAGTCCTTGACGGGGCTGGATGAGACAAGGCCCACCACAACCAGGGCTGACGTGGAGACCAGCCCGGGGAACCCCCCCGACAGGCAGAACTCCAAGTTGGCCAAACACCTGAAGCCGCTGAAAGTTCGAAGGATAAAATCCGAAAAGCTTCACCTCAAAGACTTTAGGATCAACCTGCCAGACAAAAATGTGCCTCCTCCGTCCATCGAGCCTCTGACTCCCCCGCCACAGTATGATGAGGTCCAAGAGAAGGCCCCCAACTCCCGGCCCCCGGACTGA